A window of the Chthonomonas sp. genome harbors these coding sequences:
- a CDS encoding C40 family peptidase — MRGFALSLALVFGGVAVAKMPRWQDLKASVVKVQRGKLLVGLRSGGAAVYDLGSESPILYIPSPGPAPTDVVWEGNRIWWITGEGNDVFTARSGVKTPTKVAANLTEAPRRLSTWQGQVLVQGDAQLRFIAPDKLTVKMPEDVLPKDVAEAAQQGTVLSNWFTTRDGKGEGQLVVIRRYGRRQNDSTPIRDIASITGWSSTGRDYKTLGTYTRSLVEFRPANGPRVKFKLGRKDVDEAFGACDPGNLILSPDGLIALEDRLALAVPLRAKSWMPQEIPLRISPNYNKSLTSSGANLWWTDGARIFCGSVEAGAVDVYLPKKKPTAPFKILSADDDGLWLLHGDFIKRIAPEQLDTTTDNGFVRYAAGTRQPELSADELRLRENAINARTTTANAWDWTQAQVASLGATTKLTDREKTLQKVAKSITTDLQVGDILVRRGQPRVYIGDGEVAYADFGRVRRDTLELSPDTRIYRVFNSRPVAQFTRVQGPTDTDPMQILNGGPSLGTLAQRVPVIGLHKINATLGTDLFARVNQQSPFDQPYTPALRDLLAEAESWIGTPYVWGGNTKDGADCSGFVKGVFARFGINLPRHSQDMGQVAFGQVVVDELRFGDVLVYPSPKHVAIYVGGGKTIEAIKGGVGYSNVWRRDRAVIRRFLN; from the coding sequence ATGCGCGGTTTTGCCCTGTCTCTGGCTCTCGTTTTCGGCGGTGTGGCCGTGGCGAAGATGCCTCGTTGGCAAGACCTGAAGGCGAGCGTGGTCAAGGTGCAGCGCGGCAAATTGCTGGTCGGGCTCCGCTCGGGCGGTGCCGCCGTCTACGATCTCGGCTCGGAATCGCCGATCCTCTACATCCCCAGCCCCGGCCCCGCGCCGACCGACGTGGTGTGGGAAGGCAACCGCATCTGGTGGATCACCGGCGAAGGCAACGACGTGTTCACCGCCCGCTCGGGGGTGAAGACGCCGACCAAAGTCGCGGCGAACCTCACCGAAGCGCCCCGCCGGCTGAGCACCTGGCAAGGGCAAGTGCTCGTGCAAGGCGATGCCCAGCTGAGGTTCATCGCCCCCGACAAGCTGACCGTGAAGATGCCCGAGGACGTGCTGCCGAAGGACGTAGCCGAGGCCGCCCAGCAAGGCACCGTGCTGAGCAACTGGTTTACGACTCGCGACGGCAAGGGCGAGGGGCAGCTGGTCGTGATTCGCCGCTATGGTCGCCGCCAAAACGATTCCACGCCGATCCGCGACATCGCCAGCATCACCGGTTGGAGCAGCACCGGGCGCGACTACAAAACCCTCGGCACATACACCCGCTCGCTCGTCGAGTTTCGACCCGCCAATGGCCCGCGCGTCAAGTTTAAGTTGGGACGCAAAGATGTGGACGAAGCCTTTGGTGCATGCGACCCCGGCAACCTGATTTTGAGCCCAGATGGGCTCATTGCCCTGGAAGATCGTCTGGCGCTGGCGGTGCCTCTGCGTGCGAAAAGCTGGATGCCGCAAGAGATTCCGCTGCGGATTTCGCCCAACTACAACAAGAGTCTCACGAGTTCCGGCGCGAACCTGTGGTGGACCGACGGCGCGCGCATTTTTTGCGGCAGCGTCGAGGCCGGTGCGGTGGATGTGTATCTGCCGAAGAAGAAGCCCACCGCGCCGTTCAAGATACTGAGCGCGGACGACGACGGGCTGTGGCTGCTGCACGGCGACTTTATCAAACGCATTGCGCCTGAGCAGCTCGACACGACTACCGACAACGGTTTCGTTCGCTACGCGGCTGGCACTCGCCAACCTGAGCTTTCCGCCGACGAATTGCGACTCCGCGAGAACGCGATTAACGCCCGCACTACCACGGCGAACGCGTGGGATTGGACGCAGGCGCAAGTCGCCTCCCTCGGCGCGACGACCAAACTCACCGATCGCGAAAAGACCCTGCAAAAGGTCGCGAAGAGCATCACGACGGACCTGCAGGTGGGCGACATTCTGGTTCGGCGAGGCCAGCCGCGGGTCTATATCGGCGATGGCGAGGTCGCCTACGCCGACTTTGGCCGGGTTCGCCGCGACACGCTTGAGCTGTCGCCGGACACGCGCATTTACCGCGTGTTCAATTCGCGGCCGGTGGCGCAGTTCACTCGCGTGCAGGGTCCCACTGACACCGACCCGATGCAGATTTTGAACGGCGGGCCGTCGCTGGGCACACTCGCGCAGCGCGTGCCGGTCATCGGATTGCATAAGATCAACGCCACGCTCGGGACAGATCTGTTCGCGCGCGTCAACCAGCAAAGTCCGTTTGACCAACCCTACACTCCCGCGTTACGCGACTTGCTCGCGGAGGCCGAAAGCTGGATCGGAACGCCTTACGTGTGGGGCGGCAACACCAAAGACGGCGCGGATTGCAGTGGATTTGTGAAGGGCGTTTTCGCCCGATTCGGCATCAACCTGCCGCGCCACAGTCAGGATATGGGGCAGGTCGCGTTTGGGCAAGTGGTGGTGGACGAACTTCGCTTTGGCGATGTGCTCGTGTACCCGAGCCCGAAGCACGTGGCGATCTATGTCGGCGGCGGCAAAACCATCGAGGCGATCAAGGGCGGCGTCGGCTACAGCAACGTGTGGCGACGCGACCGCGCCGTAATTCGGCGGTTTTTGAACTAG